The following proteins are encoded in a genomic region of Clostridium kluyveri:
- a CDS encoding OmpA/MotB family protein: MKKKKKHAEENSERWLLTYSDLITLLMIFFVVMYSMSNISASKYKQVAESLKMSMGGGKSVIGSDDTSSIKETVDPEETQQTDTDDQEKKLSELKSEVDKYLKNSEMSGSVSTSINERGLIVSMNDTLLFDTGRADIKPEFQQKLVEIGKILNQLGNYMRIEGHTDNIPISNNQYSSNWKLSCDRASNVTEFLIKNAGIEPEKLSAIGYGEYRPVGDNSTDEGKAKNRRVDIVILNSKFNAVEENGINSNSINK, encoded by the coding sequence ATGAAAAAGAAAAAAAAGCATGCAGAAGAAAATTCAGAAAGATGGCTGCTTACTTATTCCGATTTAATAACTTTACTTATGATATTTTTTGTTGTAATGTATTCTATGAGCAATATAAGTGCATCTAAATATAAGCAGGTAGCAGAGTCTTTAAAGATGTCTATGGGTGGAGGAAAAAGTGTAATAGGAAGTGATGATACTTCAAGTATAAAAGAAACTGTAGATCCTGAAGAAACACAGCAAACTGATACAGATGATCAGGAAAAGAAATTATCTGAACTAAAATCAGAAGTGGATAAATATCTGAAAAATAGTGAAATGAGTGGAAGTGTATCTACCAGCATAAATGAAAGAGGACTTATTGTAAGTATGAACGATACTTTGCTATTTGATACGGGAAGAGCTGATATAAAACCGGAGTTTCAGCAAAAGCTTGTAGAAATAGGTAAAATTTTAAATCAACTTGGGAACTATATGAGGATAGAAGGACATACAGATAACATCCCTATTAGTAATAATCAATATTCTTCTAATTGGAAGTTATCCTGTGATAGGGCATCTAATGTCACTGAGTTTCTTATAAAAAATGCTGGAATTGAACCAGAAAAATTATCTGCAATTGGCTATGGGGAATATAGACCTGTGGGAGATAACTCCACAGATGAAGGCAAAGCTAAGAATAGAAGAGTTGATATAGTTATATTAAATAGCAAATTTAATGCAGTTGAGGAAAATGGTATTAATAGTAATTCCATTAATAAATAG
- a CDS encoding flagellar motor protein, producing MDISVILFLIFGLLALGGGFILDGGHLSALLGPTAAMIVFGGTIGAVGVSFPLELLKRIPKMVKVMISPPKTELPSLISYFKDVSYRTRKNGLLSLEGEISSDPNLDPFIKKGLQLVVDGVDPQAVRSILELELESTSERHRQGAAVFQSAGGYSPTMGIVGTVMGLVHVLGNLEDPSTLGPKIAVAFLATLYGIGAANIIWLPIANRLNVLDDKEVKEKTLIVEGILYIQEGINPNTIAEKLKSFLNKEELVRFEEMDGKQQL from the coding sequence ATGGATATATCTGTTATTTTATTCTTAATTTTTGGACTATTAGCCCTAGGTGGGGGATTCATACTAGATGGAGGACATCTTTCAGCTCTTTTGGGGCCTACAGCAGCTATGATAGTATTTGGTGGAACAATTGGGGCTGTGGGGGTGTCTTTTCCTTTAGAGTTGCTAAAAAGAATTCCAAAAATGGTTAAAGTTATGATAAGTCCTCCAAAAACGGAGTTGCCTTCTTTAATATCCTATTTTAAAGATGTATCTTATAGAACCAGGAAAAATGGGCTTTTAAGTTTAGAAGGAGAAATATCTAGTGATCCTAATCTAGATCCTTTCATAAAAAAAGGATTACAACTTGTGGTAGATGGAGTAGATCCTCAAGCAGTTAGGAGCATATTGGAGTTAGAATTAGAATCTACCTCAGAAAGACATAGACAGGGAGCAGCCGTATTTCAAAGTGCGGGTGGATATTCTCCTACTATGGGTATAGTAGGTACAGTTATGGGACTAGTTCATGTTTTGGGTAATTTAGAAGATCCATCTACATTAGGACCTAAGATAGCAGTAGCGTTTTTGGCAACATTATATGGTATTGGCGCTGCAAATATTATATGGCTTCCTATAGCTAATAGATTAAATGTGCTCGATGATAAAGAAGTAAAAGAAAAAACTTTGATAGTTGAAGGAATATTATACATACAAGAAGGAATAAATCCGAATACCATAGCAGAGAAATTGAAGAGCTTTCTAAATAAAGAAGAATTAGTTAGATTTGAAGAAATGGATGGTAAACAGCAATTATGA
- a CDS encoding DUF362 domain-containing protein: MAYKITDACMNCGACASECPVECISQGDTQFLIDDGTCIDCGSCASVCPVGAPVQAD; encoded by the coding sequence ATGGCATATAAAATTACAGATGCATGTATGAATTGTGGAGCATGTGCTTCAGAATGTCCAGTTGAATGCATAAGTCAAGGAGATACTCAATTTTTAATAGATGATGGTACATGTATAGATTGTGGAAGCTGTGCTAGTGTCTGTCCTGTAGGAGCACCAGTTCAAGCGGACTAG
- a CDS encoding heavy-metal-associated domain-containing protein, with amino-acid sequence MKSVFKIPNIRNNRDVNNIRKAISNNEGVIACQINTQKCEVSIVYDDYFITEDKIIQCLEDVGYAVF; translated from the coding sequence ATGAAATCTGTATTTAAAATTCCTAATATACGTAATAATAGAGATGTAAATAATATAAGAAAAGCTATTTCTAATAATGAGGGAGTAATAGCATGTCAGATAAATACACAAAAATGTGAGGTAAGTATAGTATATGATGATTACTTCATAACAGAAGATAAAATAATACAATGTCTTGAAGATGTGGGTTATGCGGTGTTCTAA
- a CDS encoding PSP1 domain-containing protein, which yields MVTVVGVRFKKAGKIYYFSPDNLDIKKYDNIIVETARGVEFGKCVIAPKAINESNIVSPLKNVLRVATEEDIKKHNENKEKESEAFKVCIEKIQQHDLKMKLIDVEYTFDNNKVIFYFTADGRVDFRELVKDLASIFRTRIELRQIGVRDEAKMVGGLGPCGRTMCCSTFLGDFVPVSIKMAKEQNLSLNPTKISGMCGRLMCCLNYEQDTYERIRKKLPKVGSIVDTSYGQGEVTSNSVVKEMIKVKIRVKDGEDVIKDISIHDIHMISGGFEGNINEDEIKIDIEEAEDEDIIKHLFNED from the coding sequence ATGGTAACAGTTGTAGGAGTGCGATTTAAAAAGGCTGGAAAAATATATTATTTTTCACCGGATAATTTAGATATAAAAAAATATGACAACATAATAGTGGAAACGGCTAGAGGGGTAGAATTTGGCAAATGTGTTATAGCTCCTAAGGCTATAAATGAAAGTAATATAGTTTCACCACTTAAAAATGTATTGAGAGTGGCTACAGAAGAAGATATAAAAAAACATAATGAAAATAAGGAAAAAGAAAGTGAAGCATTTAAAGTATGTATTGAAAAAATACAACAGCATGATCTGAAAATGAAACTTATAGATGTAGAATATACTTTCGATAATAATAAAGTTATATTTTATTTTACTGCAGATGGAAGAGTAGATTTTAGAGAATTGGTAAAAGATCTTGCTTCAATATTCAGAACCCGAATAGAACTTAGACAAATAGGAGTAAGAGATGAGGCTAAAATGGTGGGAGGTCTTGGACCTTGTGGCAGAACCATGTGCTGTTCTACTTTTTTAGGAGATTTTGTGCCAGTTTCTATAAAAATGGCTAAAGAACAAAATTTGTCCTTAAACCCCACAAAAATATCAGGTATGTGTGGAAGGCTTATGTGCTGTTTAAATTATGAACAGGATACTTACGAAAGGATAAGAAAGAAATTACCTAAGGTAGGTTCCATTGTGGATACATCATATGGACAGGGGGAAGTTACAAGTAATTCTGTGGTGAAAGAGATGATTAAAGTAAAAATAAGAGTTAAAGATGGAGAAGATGTGATAAAGGATATATCTATACATGATATTCACATGATATCTGGGGGATTTGAAGGAAATATAAATGAGGATGAAATAAAGATTGATATAGAAGAAGCTGAAGATGAGGATATAATTAAACACTTATTTAATGAGGACTAG
- a CDS encoding DNA polymerase III subunit delta', translating into MSFYRIIGHDMIKSQIENSIKLNRLSHASIFVGEDGLGKSLFAEELAIKILGKNEIKQYVDIIELKLFKNKKSIGIEEIKYIIEEINKKPYEGDKKVIILYNSDKITETAQNALLKTIEEPPKGSFIILLCEKLDGILDTVKSRCQIYKLNRLNSKDMKKFLNNKFPGLYEQELNSIMAFSDGIPGRAEKFISSSVLKEIRNITIKIFKKLYDEDINITLEFPNCLFKEKDNWEEILTCMLSYIRDVLIYKETGNSDLIINRDKFQELKDIGEMFSFNKLNAIIDIIGSIREKLDKNVNSTLVFDSMLMKMQEV; encoded by the coding sequence GTGAGTTTTTATAGGATAATAGGTCATGACATGATAAAATCTCAGATAGAAAATTCTATAAAACTGAATAGACTTTCTCATGCTAGTATTTTTGTAGGAGAAGATGGACTTGGAAAGAGTTTGTTTGCTGAAGAATTGGCCATAAAAATACTAGGTAAAAATGAAATTAAACAATATGTAGATATAATAGAACTTAAGTTATTTAAAAATAAAAAATCTATTGGTATAGAAGAAATAAAATATATAATAGAGGAGATTAATAAAAAACCATATGAAGGTGACAAAAAAGTAATAATACTATATAATTCTGATAAAATTACGGAAACTGCTCAGAATGCATTATTGAAAACTATAGAAGAACCACCAAAAGGAAGTTTCATTATACTATTGTGTGAAAAACTGGATGGAATTTTAGACACAGTAAAATCCAGATGTCAGATATATAAACTTAATAGGCTAAATTCAAAAGATATGAAAAAATTTTTGAATAATAAATTCCCTGGATTATATGAACAAGAATTAAATTCTATTATGGCTTTTAGTGATGGTATACCTGGAAGAGCAGAAAAATTTATTTCAAGTTCAGTTTTAAAAGAAATAAGGAATATAACTATAAAAATATTTAAGAAATTATATGATGAAGATATAAACATTACTTTAGAATTTCCTAATTGCTTATTTAAAGAAAAAGATAATTGGGAAGAGATACTTACCTGTATGTTGTCTTATATACGTGATGTTCTCATATATAAGGAAACGGGTAATAGTGATTTAATTATAAATAGGGATAAGTTTCAAGAGCTAAAAGATATAGGAGAAATGTTTTCATTTAATAAGTTAAATGCTATTATTGATATTATAGGAAGTATTAGAGAAAAGTTAGATAAAAATGTAAATTCAACCTTGGTTTTTGATTCTATGCTGATGAAAATGCAGGAGGTATAA
- a CDS encoding cyclic-di-AMP receptor codes for MKLIIAIVQDDDSGDLLKVLTEHEFKVTKLATTGGFLKAGNTTLMIGVEEDGVDKVVAYIEQVCKTRKQVITAPSSVASATGIYMPYSMEIEVGGANIFVVDVDKFIKI; via the coding sequence GTGAAATTAATCATAGCTATTGTTCAGGATGATGATTCAGGAGATTTATTAAAAGTTTTAACGGAGCATGAATTTAAAGTAACTAAACTTGCCACCACAGGAGGGTTTTTAAAAGCAGGTAATACAACTTTAATGATAGGGGTAGAAGAAGATGGCGTAGATAAAGTGGTAGCCTATATTGAACAGGTATGTAAAACTAGAAAACAAGTTATAACTGCTCCTTCTTCGGTTGCAAGTGCTACAGGGATATATATGCCTTATTCCATGGAAATAGAAGTTGGAGGAGCAAATATATTTGTAGTAGATGTGGATAAGTTTATTAAAATCTAG
- a CDS encoding dTMP kinase produces MESLKGKLIVIEGCDGSGKATQTRKLYNRLLGEKYSVKKVEYPNYNSESSALVKMYLNGDFGENPEDVSAYVASTFYGVDRFASYKTQWKKFYEGGGIVLSDRYTTSNMVHQASKIDNIEEKDKFLKWLWDFEFNIFKLPVPDCVIFLDMPPEYSKNLMIERNNKFTGNAKKDIHESNYEYLINSYNNAVYVADKYGWSKISCIENNRINTVNEIHENIYSLVKNIII; encoded by the coding sequence ATGGAATCATTAAAAGGGAAACTTATAGTTATAGAAGGATGTGATGGCAGTGGTAAAGCTACACAGACCAGAAAGCTTTATAATAGACTTTTAGGTGAAAAATACAGTGTAAAAAAAGTAGAATATCCCAATTATAATAGTGAATCATCCGCCTTGGTAAAAATGTACTTAAATGGAGACTTTGGAGAAAATCCTGAAGATGTAAGTGCCTATGTTGCATCTACTTTTTATGGTGTAGATAGATTTGCTTCTTATAAAACACAGTGGAAAAAGTTCTATGAAGGTGGAGGCATAGTTCTATCAGATAGATATACTACATCCAACATGGTACATCAGGCTTCCAAAATTGATAATATAGAAGAAAAGGATAAGTTTTTAAAATGGCTGTGGGATTTTGAATTCAATATATTTAAGCTGCCAGTACCTGACTGTGTGATATTTTTAGATATGCCCCCTGAGTATAGTAAAAATCTCATGATTGAGAGGAATAACAAATTTACAGGTAATGCTAAGAAAGATATACATGAGAGTAATTATGAATATTTAATTAATTCATATAATAATGCGGTATATGTGGCAGATAAATATGGTTGGAGTAAAATTTCTTGTATAGAAAATAATAGAATAAACACAGTAAATGAAATTCATGAGAATATATATAGTTTAGTAAAAAACATAATAATATAA
- a CDS encoding aminotransferase class I/II-fold pyridoxal phosphate-dependent enzyme, which translates to MSELPLLEGVLKYIEENNISFCMPGHKNGRGFFNTSIGRKFIDNILKFDITEVDGVDNLHNPKSIILDASERLRDFYGSKKSYFLVNGSTSGNMIMLFSSFNEGDKVLVERNCHSSVFNGIIMRKLNPVYLKNIISTRLNAPVCINLEHFLKTLDENKDAKGIIITYPNYYGICSNLEFIIEKAREYNMKILVDCAHGAHFGVHKSLPKSAVKMGADMVVTSVHKTLPSFTQTAYLHINNKEDLDKVDFYSKIFLSTSPSYIALCSMDYARFYLEKYGHEDYEKLIEISQYYRDKINLIKGFNVIGKKDILVYDENLPSNVWNMDSTRYTINLGKGYSANLLLDYLRKSKIQAEMSDNFNVILIFSPFNKEEEFEKLYRALKNCNLEKFTYKRIDMMEYEVPKMDVLPYEVINSEMEIINVESSLGRTSAVNVTPYPPGVPLLLMGEIIDRNILKIIKYYVKSGVAIVGIKDNKISVVK; encoded by the coding sequence TTGTCAGAATTACCGCTTTTAGAAGGAGTTTTAAAATACATCGAAGAAAATAATATATCATTTTGTATGCCTGGACATAAAAATGGCAGGGGATTTTTTAATACTTCAATAGGAAGGAAGTTTATAGATAATATTTTAAAGTTTGATATTACAGAAGTAGATGGAGTAGACAATCTTCATAATCCCAAAAGTATAATATTAGATGCCAGCGAGCGTCTTAGAGATTTTTATGGAAGTAAAAAATCTTATTTTCTGGTTAATGGCAGCACCTCAGGAAACATGATAATGCTATTTAGCAGTTTTAATGAGGGAGATAAAGTTTTGGTAGAAAGAAACTGTCATAGCTCTGTATTTAATGGGATAATTATGAGAAAGTTAAATCCCGTATATTTAAAAAATATTATAAGTACAAGATTAAATGCTCCTGTTTGTATAAATTTGGAGCATTTTTTAAAAACCTTAGATGAAAATAAAGATGCAAAAGGAATAATTATTACATATCCTAATTATTATGGCATATGCAGTAATTTAGAATTTATAATAGAAAAAGCTAGAGAATATAATATGAAAATTTTAGTTGACTGTGCTCATGGCGCTCATTTTGGGGTTCATAAAAGTTTACCTAAGAGTGCAGTTAAGATGGGAGCTGATATGGTAGTTACAAGTGTACATAAGACACTGCCAAGTTTCACTCAAACTGCTTATTTACATATTAATAATAAAGAGGATTTAGATAAAGTTGATTTTTATTCTAAAATATTTTTAAGTACAAGTCCCTCTTATATAGCACTTTGTTCTATGGATTATGCCAGATTTTATCTTGAAAAATATGGGCATGAAGATTATGAAAAACTTATTGAAATAAGCCAATATTATAGGGATAAAATAAATCTTATAAAAGGATTCAATGTAATTGGAAAAAAGGATATATTAGTATATGATGAAAATTTACCGTCAAATGTGTGGAATATGGATTCCACCAGATATACTATAAATTTGGGAAAAGGCTATAGTGCAAATTTATTATTGGACTATTTAAGAAAATCAAAAATTCAAGCTGAAATGAGTGATAATTTTAATGTAATATTAATTTTTTCTCCTTTTAATAAAGAAGAAGAATTTGAAAAATTGTATAGAGCATTAAAAAATTGTAATTTAGAAAAATTTACATATAAAAGAATAGATATGATGGAGTATGAAGTGCCCAAAATGGATGTATTGCCTTATGAAGTTATAAATTCAGAAATGGAGATAATAAATGTAGAAAGTTCATTGGGAAGAACATCAGCAGTTAATGTAACACCCTATCCTCCAGGAGTACCTTTATTGTTGATGGGGGAGATAATAGATAGAAATATTTTAAAAATTATAAAATACTATGTAAAATCTGGAGTGGCTATAGTAGGCATAAAAGATAATAAGATTTCAGTTGTAAAATAA
- a CDS encoding sigma factor G inhibitor Gin, translating into MKKKYCIICGKPLSNGIIIYGRGICISCEKRLLKLENNVDFYEYYKQRIKKTIVRFIIKGEIIHCQNYRF; encoded by the coding sequence ATGAAAAAAAAGTATTGTATAATATGCGGAAAGCCTTTGAGTAATGGTATAATAATATATGGTAGAGGAATATGTATAAGTTGTGAAAAAAGATTATTAAAGTTAGAAAATAATGTAGATTTTTATGAGTATTATAAACAGAGAATAAAAAAAACTATAGTACGTTTTATTATAAAAGGAGAGATAATCCATTGTCAGAATTACCGCTTTTAG